Proteins from a genomic interval of Gossypium hirsutum isolate 1008001.06 chromosome A09, Gossypium_hirsutum_v2.1, whole genome shotgun sequence:
- the LOC107889077 gene encoding zinc finger protein ZAT5 gives MQAQAVFVGSDHHHQEALIMKGKRTKRQRSPSLFGVAVTSSSSNGGDGVVEEYNSISSPMTSDEIYESTEEEEEMANCLIMLAQSDGPKRSTVEAKFKIATKTNKGELYVHECKTCNRSFPSFQALGGHMASHKKPKGAIAEQKRPLVLAVNDAVIALRVSNKKGNKIHECSICGSEFTSGQALGGHMRRHRTASAAAASNQDAMNGNDDIKPRNITPLDLNLPAPEDDVRDSMFEFGTPQQAIVFSTPALVDCHY, from the coding sequence ATGCAAGCTCAAGCTGTATTTGTGGGGTCTGATCATCATCATCAAGAAGCCTTGATCATGAAAGGCAAGCGTACCAAGCGCCAAAGATCGCCATCCCTGTTTGGTGTCGCGGTGACTTCGAGCTCATCAAATGGTGGTGATGGAGTGGTGGAGGAATATAACTCGATTTCTTCTCCGATGACATCCGATGAGATTTACGAGAGCACCGAGGAAGAAGAGGAGATGGCTAATTGCCTAATCATGTTGGCACAAAGTGATGGTCCCAAAAGGAGTACTGTTGAAGCGAAATTCAAGATAGCTACTAAGACAAACAAGGGTGAGCTTTATGTCCACGAGTGTAAAACTTGTAACCGGTCTTTCCCTTCGTTCCAAGCACTAGGAGGCCATATGGCAAGCCACAAGAAGCCTAAAGGCGCCATTGCAGAGCAGAAAAGACCACTAGTTTTGGCAGTTAATGATGCAGTCATTGCTTTACGAGTAAGCAACAAAAAGGGTAATAAAATTCACGAGTGCTCAATCTGTGGCTCGGAATTCACGTCCGGTCAAGCCCTCGGAGGTCACATGAGAAGGCATAGGACAGCATCAGCAGCTGCTGCAAGCAACCAAGATGCCATGAATGGCAATGATGACATCAAGCCTAGGAATATTACGCCTTTGGATCTTAATCTTCCTGCACCTGAAGATGATGTTAGAGATTCCATGTTCGAATTTGGAACACCCCAACAAGCTATTGTCTTCTCCACACCAGCTTTGGTAGATTGCCATTACTAA
- the LOC107889076 gene encoding superoxide dismutase [Cu-Zn], chloroplastic (The RefSeq protein has 2 substitutions compared to this genomic sequence) produces the protein MAAHIFTTTPSHLALSFPSSTNPSNPPVLLSSFRGVSLKLPRQSLSLAATIPKKPFSVFAVTKKAVAVLKGNSEVEGVVTLTQETDGPTTVNVRITGLTPGPHGFHLHEYGDTTNGCMSTGAHFNPNNMTHGAPEDEVRHAGDLGNIIANADGVAEATIVDNQIPLSGPNAVVGRASVVHELEDDLGKGGHELSLTTGNAGGRLACGVVGLTPV, from the exons ATGGCTGCCCATATTTTCACGACAACCCCGTCCCACCTCGCTCTCTCTTTTCCATCCTCAACTAACCCTTCAAACCCACCGGTTCTTCTCTCCTCATTTCGTGGGGTCTCTCTTAAGCTCCCTCGTCAATCCCTCTCCCTTGCTGCTACTATTCCCAAGAAGCCCTTTTCTGTGTTTGCTGTTACCAAGAAAGCTGTCGCTGTTCTTAAAGGTAATTCGGAAGTTGAAGGCGTTGTCACGTTGACCCAGGAAAATGATG GTCCTACAACTGTGAATGTTCGAATTACTGGTCTTACTCCTGGGCCTCATGGCTTCCACCTA CATGAGTATGGTGACACAACGAATGGGTGCATGTCTACAG gAGCACATTTCAATCCTAACAATATGACACATGGTGCTCCTGAGGATGAAGTACGCCATGCGGGTGACCTGGGAAACATAATTGCTAATGCTGATG GAGTGGCAGAGGCAACAATTGTGGACAATCAG ATACCACTAAGTGGCCCCAATGCGGTTGTTGGAAGAGCATTTGTGGTTCATGAGCTTGAGGATGATCTTGGAAAGG GTGGACATGAACTTAGTCTAACCACTGGGAATGCTGGCGGAAGATTGGCATGTG GTGTTGTTGGCTTGACTCCGGTATAA
- the LOC107889075 gene encoding transcription factor FER-LIKE IRON DEFICIENCY-INDUCED TRANSCRIPTION FACTOR — MDASRNSPLELPDHFEPYDFVEDPNFDQLVNLIQGETEDVVSAFDYDLINGCFDDKQTGGAPGDAFEFDATSTMVPDFNYAFNALPSFDGEIMKDGEEDSDEEDESSGTTTTTSSMTTKKSKADRSRTLILERRRRGQMKEKLYALRSLVPNITKMDKKSIIGDAVLYVQDLQMQAKKLKAEITGLEALMAGYQEESINNPVKIRVARNNHPICKKILKLDMFQVEERVFYVRLVCNKSEGVALSLYKALESLSNFKIQNSNLATVSDTFALTFTLNVRDREQSMNLANMKLWVSGALLNRGFEFINCL; from the exons ATGGATGCATCGAGAAATTCCCCTCTGGAGCTCCCTGACCACTTTGAACCATATGACTTCGTTGAGGATCCTAACTTTGATCAGTTGGTCAATCTAATTCAAGGAGAAACCGAAGACGTGGTCTCCGCTTTCGATTATGATCTTATCAATGGCTGCTTTGATGACAAGCAGACTGGTGGAGCACCTGGGGATGCTTTCGAGTTTGATGCTACAAGCACCATGGTGCCGGATTTTAACTATGCTTTCAATGCATTGCCTAGTTTTGATGGAGAAATAATGAAGGATGGGGAGGAAGATAGCGACGAGGAAGACGAGTCTTCCGGgacaacaacaacaacatcaTCGATGACAACAAAGAAATCAAAGGCTGATCGGTCGAGAACTTTGATTTTGGAACGACGCAGGAGGGGTCAGATGAAGGAGAAACTCTATGCATTGCGTTCCTTGGTTCCTAATATAACTAAG ATGGACAAGAAATCCATAATTGGAGATGCTGTATTGTATGTGCAAGACTTGCAAATGCAGGCTAAGAAGCTAAAAGCTGAGATTACTGGTCTTGAAGCATTGATGGCAGGGTACCAAGAAGAATCAATTAATAACCCCGTTAAGATTCGAGTTGCAAGAAACAACCATCCCATTTGCAAGAAGATTTTGAAG TTGGATATGtttcaagtggaagaaagagtGTTTTACGTTAGACTGGTTTGCAACAAAAGTGAAGGGGTTGCATTATCACTTTACAAGGCCCTTGAATCCCTTTCcaacttcaaaattcaaaattccaATCTGGCCACCGTTTCTGACACATTTGCATTAACATTTACTCTAAAT GTCAGAGATCGTGAGCAGTCCATGAACTTGGCAAACATGAAGTTATGGGTAAGTGGGGCTCTTCTAAACCGAgggtttgagtttataaattgcCTGTAG
- the LOC107889076 gene encoding superoxide dismutase [Cu-Zn], chloroplastic isoform X1, whose protein sequence is MAAHIFTTTPSHLALSFPSSTNPSNPPVLLSSFRGVSLKLPRQSLSLAATIPKKPFSVFAVTKKAVAVLKGPTTVNVRITGLTPGPHGFHLHEYGDTTNGCMSTGAHFNPNNMTHGAPEDEVRHAGDLGNIIANADGVAEATIVDNQIPLSGPNAVVGRAFVVHELEDDLGKGGHELSLTTGNAGGRLACGVVGLTPV, encoded by the exons ATGGCTGCCCATATTTTCACGACAACCCCGTCCCACCTCGCTCTCTCTTTTCCATCCTCAACTAACCCTTCAAACCCACCGGTTCTTCTCTCCTCATTTCGTGGGGTCTCTCTTAAGCTCCCTCGTCAATCCCTCTCCCTTGCTGCTACTATTCCCAAGAAGCCCTTTTCTGTGTTTGCTGTTACCAAGAAAGCTGTCGCTGTTCTTAAAG GTCCTACAACTGTGAATGTTCGAATTACTGGTCTTACTCCTGGGCCTCATGGCTTCCACCTA CATGAGTATGGTGACACAACGAATGGGTGCATGTCTACAG gAGCACATTTCAATCCTAACAATATGACACATGGTGCTCCTGAGGATGAAGTACGCCATGCGGGTGACCTGGGAAACATAATTGCTAATGCTGATG GAGTGGCAGAGGCAACAATTGTGGACAATCAG ATACCACTAAGTGGCCCCAATGCGGTTGTTGGAAGAGCATTTGTGGTTCATGAGCTTGAGGATGATCTTGGAAAGG GTGGACATGAACTTAGTCTAACCACTGGGAATGCTGGCGGAAGATTGGCATGTG GTGTTGTTGGCTTGACTCCGGTATAA